Proteins encoded by one window of Anopheles maculipalpis chromosome 2RL, idAnoMacuDA_375_x, whole genome shotgun sequence:
- the LOC126558181 gene encoding uncharacterized protein LOC126558181: protein MQLSWAYDGVNGSVPRNTGPECAEYLSPSRKLMETIVIIPLCLIAIKCSVSRLKPITYRQLDRVTGCALGVNRSLSSSNHNLHHLHYQRNLIDSEPRDLLMPHHRERSFSSASIASGLVEEFHCQRCVQAGVVSGRGTATPGEILVPSWGKQFLLVTMTLTLGVELGFKFATRTVIYILNPCHITTIMQIYLLACNKPTKSSTVLFRLQMNFLNGPLLAFMFPETDSRQLPLESSIYWIQHALMCIIPVFLLRNGGVYSMEALNDFTWNVIGYATLIIYHFGVLQVVATPVQVNLNHMLCPALKDPFEGPNYRIFAVFHEAILCTLLCKLVTFLFSPVPSSIINHPTFKNGKPTDSSPIASATNIGSSTSLPPHIISSSRPSSRSSSPAKSTSLLQENNIIIKTSKID, encoded by the exons ATGCAGCTCAGCTGGGCGTACGATGGCGTCAACGGGTCTGTGCCACGTAATACTGGCCCGGAATGTGCAGAATATCTTTCACCCAGTCGAAAACTTATGGAAACGATAGTCATAATACCGCTCTGCCTGATTGCAATCAAGTGTTCCGTTAGCAGGCTGAAACCCATCACGTACCGACAGTTGGATCGAGTGACAGGCTGTGCGCTCGGTGTAAACCGATCGCTCAGCAGTAGCAATCACAATCTTCACCATTTGCACTACCAGCGCAATCTAATTGATTCAGAACCGCGAGATCTGCTGATGCCTCACCATCGAGAGCGATCGTTCTCCTCCGCCTCGATTGCCAGCGGATTGGTAGAGGAATTTCATTGCCAGCGATGTGTTCAAGCAGGCGTGGTGTCAGGTCGTGGTACGGCTACTCCTGGCGAAATCCTTGTACCAAGCTGGGGAAAGCAGTTTCTACTTGTTACTATGACACTAACGTTGGGAGTTGAGCTGGGCTTTAAATTCGCCACTAGAACAgtgatttacattttaaacCCGTGTCATATTACTACCATCATGCAG ATATATCTTTTAGCCTGCAATAAACCGACAAAAAGCAGTACAGTGCTCTTTCGACTACAGATGAATTTTTTAAACGGTCCGCTGTTAGCATTTATGTTTCCCGAAACCGACAGTCGACAGCTACCATTAGAATCTTCTATCTATTGGATACAGCATGCGCTGATGTGTATAATACCTGTATTCCTGTTGAGAAATGGAG GAGTTTATAGCATGGAAGCATTGAATGATTTCACATGGAATGTTATAGGCTATGCtactttaattatttatcactTTGGGGTCCTTCAAGTAGTAGCAACT cCAGTGCAAGTTAACCTAAACCACATGCTGTGTCCAGCATTAAAAGATCCTTTTGAAGGTCCCAACTATCGCATATTTGCCGTATTCCATGAGGCAATTCTTTGCACATTGCTATGCAAACTAGTCACGTTTCTGTTTAGTCCGGTGCCATCATCAATTATAAATCATCCGACGTTTAAAAACGGAAAGCCTACGGACTCATCGCCTATAGCGTCGGCGACTAATATAGGATCATCTACGTCTCTGCCGCCGCACATAATCTCCTCATCTCGCCCATCATCGCGATCGTCATCGCCAGCAAAATCCACCTCGTTGCTGCAGGAGAAcaatattattataaaaactaGCAAAATCGACtag